The DNA segment CTCATCGAAATGCGCGTCGGCCAGCGAGCCGGCAAACCAGCGCAGCGTGCGCACGTCCTCGCTCACGGTCTTGCCATGCGAGGCATAGGGCTTGGCCAGCGGCGCGCGTTTCACTTCCAGTTGCCAGCCTGCCTTGGGCTGCGGATGGGCACCTTGCACGCCTTCCGGGATGGTTACGGTGATGGCGCGGGTGGCGCTGCCGTTGCAGCCATGGCCCACCATCAGTGCGCCTTTGAAGTAGCTGCCTGCCGTCGCGGCCTTTTGCTCGAACACGATGTGCGCGAACGCGGGGGGCGTCCAGCTTGCGCCAAGCGAGGCCAGCGCGATGGTCACTGCGGGCAGCAGGCGGGATGCGGTCATGTCGATTCTCCTGGGAAGCGCGTCAGTCTAGCGCCGAAGGCCGTCGGCGGCCCTGCGGCGCAGGGCCGCAGGCATGGTGTGCCCCGGAAATCATGTCGGAATTGTCTTACGCGGCTTTCGGAACGTCACGCCTGATTGCAGGAGGCGCCCATGCGTACGCTGTACATACGGTGTGGGCAAGCGCGGATCGCATGCGGCAAAGGCCGAGAGCGAGACCGCCCTCCACGATATCCGCCACTGAAAAAGGAGCACGACATGATGAAGAAATGGCTGAGCGCAGCAGTGTGTTCGATGATGTTTGCCGGCCCTGCCGCCCTCACGCTGGCGCATGCCGCACCCGCAGGTTCCAAAGCGGACTACGACGCGGCCGTGAAGGCTGCCAGCGCCAACTACAAGGCCGCGCGGACCCAGTGCAACAGCCTCAAGGACAACGCCAAGGACGTGTGCGTGAAGCAAGCCAGGCGCGACGAGGACGTGGCCAAGGCTAACGCCGAAGCGACCCGCGATGGCACCGCCAAGGCGCGCGCCAAGGCGGACAAGGTCAAGGCCGATGCCGATTACAGCGTGGCCAAGGAAAAATGCGATGACGCTAAGGGCAATGACAAGGAAGTGTGCGTAAAGGACGCCAAGGTTGCCCACGAGCAGGCCTTGGGCTCGGCCAAGGTCGAGAAGGCTGCCGCCACCGGCACCAGCACCGACGTAGCCGAAGCGCGCGCCGACGCCAGGAAGGACACCGTGGACGCCGCCTACAAGGCTGACAAGCAAAAGTGCGATGCACTGTCCGGCGACGCCAAGGATAAGTGCCAGGCTGACGTGAAGGCCAAGTACGCCAAGTAACCTGCCTGCGCGCGCTGGCTCGGCAGGCCGGGTCGGCACATCACCCATCCACAAATGAAGGCGTGGGAGCGAGATTCACGCTGGTAAGAGACTCAGGTAAGACACGCTGTTAAAGAGAAGAGTAAGACAGGTAAGCATTCGTAAGCACGCTGGTGCGTGTTGCGATGCGATGCCAAAGTGGCGGCCGGCACGATCGAAGGATCGCAGCCGGCCGGTTAGCACCCGCATCCCCAACCACCAACCTGGCAGGAGAAACGAAATGAAACGCGAGCTACTGTCCTCGTTCGGCGTACTGTGCGGCCTTGCCGCGGCCACTGTCTTTCTCTGCGTGCGCCCGGAGGCCGCGCCCGTACATCGCCAGGCGAGCGCGCCAGTGGTGGCGAAGCCCGCCGTGTTGGCCGGCACCACGCCGCAAGCCGCGGTGGAACTGGCCGTGCAGGCCGGCGATCTGGGCTCGCGCGCCGACCGCCATGCCAGCGACGCGCTGCGCATTGCCGAGCAAGCCTCTGGGCGGGAAGAGGACCTGGACTGGGACTACGTGCAGTTGCGCCTCTGAGGCCAGGTACTCCAGCCGAACGCCTAGCGCGATACCGGCCGCTTGCCCAGTTTGCGCTGCAGCGTGCGCCGATGCATATTGAGCGCGCGCGCGGTGGCCGAGATATTGCCCTCGTGTTCGGACAGCACCCGCTGGATGTGCTCCCACTCCAGCCGGGCCACCGATAGCGGCACCGGCTCTTCCATGGCGGCTTCGGCCGCGTCTTCCGATACCCCGGCCATCAGCGCTGTCAGGATCGAATCCACATTGGCCGGCTTGGCCAGGTACTCATCGGCACCATGCTTGACCGCGGCCACCGCGGTGGCAATGCTCGCATAGCCCGTCAGCACCAGGATGCGCGCATCGGGCAACGCCGCGCGCAGCGGCGCGACCAGTTGCAGGCCGGACTCGGCTGGCGCGGTGCTGCCGGCTTCCGGCGGCGCGCTCAGGTGCAGGTCCAGCGTGATGTAGTCAAACGGCGTTTGTGCGGCCAGCGCCAGCGCCTGCTGGCGGTTGTGGGCGATCTGCACGGCATAGCCGCGGCGCGTCAGCGCGCGCGCCAGGGCGCCCGCGAACACGGCATCGTCGTCGATGACCAGGAAAGGGGCGGCATCGCTGGCGCCGGGCTGTGCGCCATCGGCGGCGGGATCGTGGAGGGCGTCGGTCATCGCGGGCTCGTTGTCAGGGGTGAGGCAAACGGTGAGGCGGCCGGTAAGGCTGCCAGGGAAGGCGCGGGCAGGCGCAGCTCGGCCACGGTGCCGCCCTCATGGTGGTCATGCCAGGCCAGCCGGCCACCCATCTGCTGGGCCGCGCTTTGCGCCAGGTACACGCCAATGCCCTGGCCGCCATGCATGCTGGTCATCGGTGCTTCGCCCAGACGCGCGCGCTGGGATTTTGGGATGCCCAGGCCGCGGTCGGTGACGCGGAAGATCAGCGTCGGCAGCGCACGGTTGTCCTCCAGCGCGATGGCCAGGCGCAGCGGAATCTGCTCGTGCCCCGCGGCCAGCTGGCTGCGCGCGGCGTTGTCCAGCAGGATCGTCAGGATCTGCCCCACGCGCGCGGCCTCCACCGGCAGGGCCGCGGCTTCGCCAATGACATTGGCTTCCAGCCGGGCATGGGGGTGGCGCAATTGCCAGCGTTCCACATAACCGTCCAGCCACGCATCGATGCGCTGCGCAGCCGCGGTCTCGTGGTCGTCGCGCAGGCGGGCCAGGATCGATTTGCACAGCTCGAGCTGTTGTTCCATGGTCTGCAGGTCCGGCAGGTAGGCGCACACGTGCGTGGTGGCCAGGCGCGGGTCCGCCGCATCGGCGCGCAGTTCGCCGGCGATGACCGCCAGCGTGGCCAGCGGCGTGCCGATCTCGTGGGCGACCGCCGCGGCCTGGTCGTTCAGCGCTTCGATGCGTGCGTCGCGCAGCAACTGTTCGCGCGCCAGGTTGAGCTCCGCGTCGCGCTGGCGCAGCACGCCGGACAGGCGCGCCACGAAGACCGCGATCATGGTTGCGCTGGCGACAAAGTTGAGCCACATGCCGGCCAGGTGATAGTTGATGGCGTTGTCCGGGTTGTGCAGGTTCAGCGGCACATACTCGATCAGCATCAGGCTGTAGCAGGCCATCGCGTAGGCGGCGAGCGCGATCACGTTGCGCCACGGCAGGATGGCGGCGGCGATCGCCAGGCCCGGCAGGTAGAACGAGACAAAGGGGTTCGTCGCGCCGCCGGTGAAGAACAGGTTGGCCGACAGCGCCGTCAGGTCGACCATCAACTGGCCCATCAGCTCGGCGTCGCTCGGCATGCCGCCGCGGCTGGTGTGCATGCGCATGCGCAGGCCGGTGAGCAGGTTGAACACCGCTTGCAGGGAAAGGATCGCCAGCAGGGGGCTGTACGGCAGGATCACGCCGGCCACGGCCTCGCACGAAACCAGCAGCACCGCTTGCCCGCCCATCAGCGCCCAGCGCAGCCAGAACAGGCGGCGCAGGCTCATCAGGTTGTGGCGGACCGGGATGATGCTCGTGGCGGAGCCGGGGCGGGAGGGGGCCGTGTCTGGCGGCACGGCTGCGATGGTATCCATGCCGCGAGTTTAACAACGACCGGCGCCCGGCCTGCCGCGTGCGACACCGTGCCGCATTGGTTGGTGCCGGGGCCGCTGCCAGACTGGACGGTTCGCTGCCAGGTAGCCAACCGGTCAGTGGCGCGATTTGCGCCGCCTGGCTCACGTCGCCAGGGGCGTCATGGTCTAATGTTCTCTTTATGCAGTCCTTTGAATCTCAGTGGAGATAGTCCAGATGCAAGCCAGATTCCTCGTCGCGGTGCCCGCCGCCCTGCTCGCCGCGCTGTGCTCGAACGCGGCTTTCGCCCAGGTCGATGTCAGCAACGCCTGGGCGCGCGGCACCGTGCCGGCACAGACCGCCACCGGCGTGTTCATGACCCTGCATGCGCACGAACCCGCCAAGCTGATCGGCGTCAGTACGCCGGCGGCAGCCACGGCCGAAGTGCATGAGATGAAGATGGATGGCAACGTGATGCGCATGCGCGCCATTGGCGCGCTCGACCTGCCCCGCATGCAGGACGTCGAGCTCAAGCCGGGCGGCTATCACGTGATGCTGATGGGCCTCAAGGCGCCGCTGAAGAAGGGCGACACCGTTGCGCTGACGCTCAAGATCGAGCAGGGCGGCAAGGTGACCGAGCAGAAGGTCGACGCCGAAGTGCGCGACCTCACCGCAACGGCGCCGGCCGCCGGCGCGCACGGTGACCACAAGCACTGAAGCACTGAAGCCGTACAGGCAGCTAGCCGGGCTGCCTAGCTGCGCAGGCTGATCGCGTCGTCCGGCTCGTCGCCGGCGGCCACCGCGATCACGCGCTCGCGCAGCCAGCTATGGCCGGGATCGGCGTCAGTGCGGTCGTGCCAGATCAGGCTGAAACCAAAGCCCGGCAGGGGGAAGGGCGGATCGAACACCGCGAAGCGCGGATCCTCCTCGAACGCGGCCAGGCTGCGGCGCGCCGTGGTCAGGACCAGATTGGTGCCGGCAATCAGCGCCGGCGCCACGCTCCAGTGGGGCAGCACGCAGGCAATCTTGCGCCGCCCGCCCACCTTGGCCACGGCGGCGTCGATGGCATCCACGCGCTCGCTGTGGGTCGCCACCAGCACATGCGAGCGGGCCAGGTACGCCACCTGGTCAAGCTTGCCCAGGCCGCGCACCGTGGCCGCATCCACCATGCAGGCATAGGTTTCCTCGAACAGTTCCGTGCTGTGCACGCCTTCCGGGGGCTGCCCGAACACGCCCAGCGCCAGGTCGATCTCGCCGTCCGCGACCTTGGCTGTCATGGCTTCGCGGCTGGCCTGGCTGACCACCAGGTCGATGCCCGGGGCGATCTTGCGCACCGCGCGCAGCAGGCCGGGCAGCAGCGCCATGGCGCCGTAGTCTGACATGGCCAGGCGGAAGCTGCGGCGCGCCGTGGCGGGCTGGAAGCCGGAAGGCCCCAGCAGGATGCGCACCTGCGCCAGCGCCTCGGCCAGCGGGCCCGCCAGTTCGTGGGCGCGCGCGCTCGGCACCAGGCCGCCCTGGCCGCGCACCAGCAGCGGGTCGTCCAGCAACTGGCGCAGGCGGCCCAGCGCGTGGCTCACCGCAGGCTGGCTGAGGTGCAGGCGCAGGGCGGCGCGCGAAATATGTCGTTCGGCCAGCAGGGCTTCCAGCACCACCAGCAGGTTCAGGTCGATACCGCGGAGATCATTCATGCGGCGCATATTAACGCTATGAAACGAGAATTGGTAATTCGCGGCACAATATTTCACACTGAGGCATCCAATTTTTGGCGAAGGAGATGCCAAAATGCATGGCCTCAATCACTTTTCGCCGGCGCTAGCCGGCCTCGTTCCTGTTCTGGTGGCCACTGTTTCCGGAGCGGTGATCCCCTTTCAGGCCGGCGCCAACGCCGCGCTCGGGCGCAGCCTGGGCCATCCGCTGTGGGCCACTGTGGTGTCGCTGCTGGTCAGCCTGGTGGTGGTGGTGCCGCTGCTGTGGCTGCTGAAGGTTCCGCTGCCCACGCTGGCGGTGGGCGGGCCGGGCTGGATGTGGGTCGGTGGCGTGGCGGGCGTGTTCTACATTACCGTGGCGCTGGTGCTGGCCCCGCGCCTGGGCGCCGGCGGCTTTATCGCGGCGGTGGTGGCGGGGCAGATGGTGGGCGCGCTGCTGCTTGACCAGTTTGGCCTGGCGGGCTTCGCGGCGCGCGCCGTGACGCCGGGGCGCATGGCCGGCGCCGCGCTGGTGGTGCTGGGGGTGGTGGTGATGCAGTTCGCCGCGGCGGGCGCGGCCAGCACAACGCCAGCGCAGGCGGCGAACTGATCAGCCTTTGGTTTGCGTCTGGCCGGCATCCTCGCGGCGGCGCGTCAGGCAGGCGGGGCACAGGCAGTGCTGGCCCGGCACGATCTGGCGGGCGGGCAGCAGCGGCTGGGTGGCGCACCAGCAGTGGGGCAGACCGGCGGCATAGCCGCAGACAAAGCCGGCGCCGCAGGCGCTGCAATGCTCGATCGGGCGCAATTGCCCCGTCAGCACGGTGGCCGGGTCGCTCACGGCTTGTCCCTGGGCGGCTCGTCTTCCTGGCCCAGCCGGGACATGGCGGAGCGCATCAGCCGCATCTGGCCCGAAAAATTGGTGCACGCATCGCAAATGGCCATGTGTCCGCGCATGCGCACGCGCTCGAACCAGCTCAGTGGCCGGTCCATGCTTTCCATGGTCAGGTGGTGGATCTCGCGGCAGTTTGGCAGCAGCCGGCGGCGGGAGGGCGTATCAGGCATGGCTTCCTTCGGTCGGAGAGGCGGTTTAGGGCCGGGGCGGCTTGCCTGGCTGCCCCGGCCTGCTTGCAAGGTCGGGCGAGCGTCGGGCGCTCACGCCTTTTGTCCAAACCAGTTCAGTTCCAGGCACTCGCGCAGGCGCATGCGGGCTCGGTACAGCATGACCCAGGCATTAGTCGTCGTGATCTCGAGTTCCTGACAGATTTCTTCGGTTTCCAGCTCTAGCCATTCCCGCATCATGAAAATCCGGCCGATCTTGGCGGGCAGCTTGTCCACGCACAGTTGGAGGATCTCGAAGAACTCGCGGCGCTCCAGCGCGCGGTCCGGGTTGCCCCAATCGGAAGGTGGCGTATGGTAGTGGCCGTTCTTGGCGAACAGGGCGTCGAAGGCATCGATGTCCGACTGCGCCTCGCCGTCCTCGTCGCCGCCGCCGCCCAGGGTCAGGCGCACTTCGCGCCGGCCGCTGCGCAGCGTATCGATGATCTTGTGCTTGAGGATGCCGATGAGGTAGGTCTTCAGGGCGGACTGGCCGCTGAAGCGCTCCGGGTGTTCCAGCGCGGCCACCAGGGTGTCGGAGACGGTATCCTCGGCCAGTGCCTGGTCGCGCAGTTGCAGGCGGGCGAAGCGCAGCAAATGGGGGCGCAGGGCGCTAAGATCGTCGGGGTGCAGGCTCATTGTGTTGCCGCTATTCGGTGGCGATGCGACTGTTGGACAGCTATTTGACAACGGCAGGACAACCGTTGGACAACTGTTGCGTGGATAGAACGCCATGGTGCGCCGCAGTACGCATGCACCGGTTTTGACCCCCCGCTGCACCACCGTCTGCACGCGTGCGCCGCGGTTTCTTGTAAAATCGGCGCCTGCCGCGGCCGGAGGTGGCCTATTCGGGGT comes from the Cupriavidus basilensis genome and includes:
- a CDS encoding response regulator transcription factor; the protein is MTDALHDPAADGAQPGASDAAPFLVIDDDAVFAGALARALTRRGYAVQIAHNRQQALALAAQTPFDYITLDLHLSAPPEAGSTAPAESGLQLVAPLRAALPDARILVLTGYASIATAVAAVKHGADEYLAKPANVDSILTALMAGVSEDAAEAAMEEPVPLSVARLEWEHIQRVLSEHEGNISATARALNMHRRTLQRKLGKRPVSR
- a CDS encoding LysR family transcriptional regulator; the encoded protein is MNDLRGIDLNLLVVLEALLAERHISRAALRLHLSQPAVSHALGRLRQLLDDPLLVRGQGGLVPSARAHELAGPLAEALAQVRILLGPSGFQPATARRSFRLAMSDYGAMALLPGLLRAVRKIAPGIDLVVSQASREAMTAKVADGEIDLALGVFGQPPEGVHSTELFEETYACMVDAATVRGLGKLDQVAYLARSHVLVATHSERVDAIDAAVAKVGGRRKIACVLPHWSVAPALIAGTNLVLTTARRSLAAFEEDPRFAVFDPPFPLPGFGFSLIWHDRTDADPGHSWLRERVIAVAAGDEPDDAISLRS
- a CDS encoding zf-HC2 domain-containing protein, translating into MPDTPSRRRLLPNCREIHHLTMESMDRPLSWFERVRMRGHMAICDACTNFSGQMRLMRSAMSRLGQEDEPPRDKP
- a CDS encoding YcnI family protein; translated protein: MTASRLLPAVTIALASLGASWTPPAFAHIVFEQKAATAGSYFKGALMVGHGCNGSATRAITVTIPEGVQGAHPQPKAGWQLEVKRAPLAKPYASHGKTVSEDVRTLRWFAGSLADAHFDEFVMLMKLPEQAGKLYFPVVQECEDGRTEWTQIPADGQSLRELKTPAAELELTAPMPAGHAHAH
- a CDS encoding ATP-binding protein, with translation MDTIAAVPPDTAPSRPGSATSIIPVRHNLMSLRRLFWLRWALMGGQAVLLVSCEAVAGVILPYSPLLAILSLQAVFNLLTGLRMRMHTSRGGMPSDAELMGQLMVDLTALSANLFFTGGATNPFVSFYLPGLAIAAAILPWRNVIALAAYAMACYSLMLIEYVPLNLHNPDNAINYHLAGMWLNFVASATMIAVFVARLSGVLRQRDAELNLAREQLLRDARIEALNDQAAAVAHEIGTPLATLAVIAGELRADAADPRLATTHVCAYLPDLQTMEQQLELCKSILARLRDDHETAAAQRIDAWLDGYVERWQLRHPHARLEANVIGEAAALPVEAARVGQILTILLDNAARSQLAAGHEQIPLRLAIALEDNRALPTLIFRVTDRGLGIPKSQRARLGEAPMTSMHGGQGIGVYLAQSAAQQMGGRLAWHDHHEGGTVAELRLPAPSLAALPAASPFASPLTTSPR
- a CDS encoding copper chaperone PCu(A)C, with amino-acid sequence MQARFLVAVPAALLAALCSNAAFAQVDVSNAWARGTVPAQTATGVFMTLHAHEPAKLIGVSTPAAATAEVHEMKMDGNVMRMRAIGALDLPRMQDVELKPGGYHVMLMGLKAPLKKGDTVALTLKIEQGGKVTEQKVDAEVRDLTATAPAAGAHGDHKH
- a CDS encoding sigma-70 family RNA polymerase sigma factor; the encoded protein is MSLHPDDLSALRPHLLRFARLQLRDQALAEDTVSDTLVAALEHPERFSGQSALKTYLIGILKHKIIDTLRSGRREVRLTLGGGGDEDGEAQSDIDAFDALFAKNGHYHTPPSDWGNPDRALERREFFEILQLCVDKLPAKIGRIFMMREWLELETEEICQELEITTTNAWVMLYRARMRLRECLELNWFGQKA
- a CDS encoding DMT family transporter; the protein is MHGLNHFSPALAGLVPVLVATVSGAVIPFQAGANAALGRSLGHPLWATVVSLLVSLVVVVPLLWLLKVPLPTLAVGGPGWMWVGGVAGVFYITVALVLAPRLGAGGFIAAVVAGQMVGALLLDQFGLAGFAARAVTPGRMAGAALVVLGVVVMQFAAAGAASTTPAQAAN
- a CDS encoding cysteine-rich CWC family protein; the encoded protein is MSDPATVLTGQLRPIEHCSACGAGFVCGYAAGLPHCWCATQPLLPARQIVPGQHCLCPACLTRRREDAGQTQTKG